Genomic segment of Tamandua tetradactyla isolate mTamTet1 chromosome 1, mTamTet1.pri, whole genome shotgun sequence:
TGCTTGGCATCTAAGGAACTCTTCCGTTCTCCACTTCCATCCTGTGGAAGACAAATGCCATGCCAACTGGAATAGGCCTTCCCAACCTGGGGTTTCTGCAGGCATCCTTCAGCTATCTTGGTACAATTCTGAGGGCCTGGGCAAGGGCTTTGAACCAGAAGTGCCTGAGCTCAGGCTAAACCTCTCCAGGGCAGCCTAATGGGGAATGCCCACAGAAACCTGAAATCTGATGCTGCACATCAAAAAGGCTTGgatgcagtggggacaacaaattcaataggatGAGACCTCtaacttggggttcacccttataaaatttattcctgcaaaggagacacTAAGCtgacttataattatgcctaagaatcatccccagagaacctcttttgttgctcagatgtggcctctttctctaaaccaattcaactatgtgagacatgactcccagaggtgtaaatctccctggtgatgtgggacagaattcctggtATGAGCTGGGATCCGGCATCAtgagattaagaaagccttcttgaccaaaacagggaaaagagaaatgtgacaaagtttcagtggctgagagattccaaacagactcaagaggttatcctggagattattcttatgcattacatagatacctCTTCTTGGTTTATGGTGTActgaagtggctggaggaaagtacctgaaattgttaacTGTATTCTAGGAGCCTTGATTGTTGTAGATGATcctataattatataatttttacaatgtgaccatgtgattgtgaaaaccttgtatctgatgttccttttatccaagatatggatagatgagtaaaaaaataaggataaaaaaataaacaaacaatggggggggataaagggtaaaaaattaggTAAATTGATGGGATCAAtgataccatcctgaccaaaagggagtaaagaagtgtaacaaataaggtatcagtggctgagagagttcaaatagagtcaacaggttactctggaagtcactcttatacaagcttcagttagacattgctacctatcataacttgccaaacctcaaccaggaccattccagccaatcctaaagaacacctagggcaatatattctacaaaggttctatgcactagggtaactttccagaatcctacaacatttagatgggtccctggatcaggtaagtcctgaaatgcagagaggccagcctctctagaacatcaacgagttccatccccctatcttgtattattgacagcctctcaaaacatgaaaaagtaaaattgggcatagcccaaatacctctaaagagtgggagaaagatcaaagttgatggggttatacagagaaggtagggtttaacaaatgagtatgattgctgaatcattatattgatacccatatcaaactctgaaatctcttctacaactaattattgcaatgtactttgacatttattgcttttttgtatatatgtcatttttcacaaaaaagagggaaaaaaagaaggaggagtataacagagaagataggatttaaccaatgagtatgattgctgcctcattatattgatatttcttttagtctccagtgtcttggagcagctagaagaacaaatgaaaatcgtggaactgtaacacacactaaactttaaaatctgttctataactacttgttaaaatgtacttggaaatttactgcttttttttgtacatatgttatatttcacaatttaaaaagtagatagaaatattagtggtcaatgagaggggaagtaaggggtatgggaagtatgagctttttaaatttttttatttctttttttggagtgatgcaaatgttctaaaaatgatcatggtgatgaatatacaactatgtgatgaaattgtaaGCCAGTGATCGTATACATatttggactgtgtgtgtgtgtgaagatttctcaataaaaatatttttttttaaaaaagaaacaacaataaattaaaaaaaaaaagcttggatGGCATTTGCTTCTTTGAAGTActtcttcattttacaaaagtATACCACACATCCACTTTGTGCTAGCTCTGGGCTGTGAGCTAAGGATGTACAGAGGAAGTTAGATGGGGTGCCTACAACTTTGCAAGTTCTCACTTAAAGGAAGAACTGGGGAGAGCTTGGAAATGCTCAGCCACTAAAAACAATCCCTCCCTGACAGGCTGCATGGTTGTGTCTATTGATGGGCATACCTCAGCTAAAAGTGTGCTGGTTTGCGGGGTCTTCCCCAAACCTACTCAAAAAAGGGATTCTGACCTCAGGAAATACCAGATCTTAGTTTTCTAAACTCAGTATTACAAGGTCTAAGAAATATTCAAAGTTGTTATCAAGCTCCTAGGCACATCAGGGGCTGGCAGGCATCACACAACACCTCCAATGCCGGGACTCCAACCAGAAGTCCATTGAGCCCTCCTCTTAGGGGAGCTTGAGGCACTGGTCTGGGGACAGTCAGGTTATAGGTCAGTGAAGGCTTCGAGTTCCTCAGAATTCAGGGCTGCTAGCCTTGACTCCACCCACCCACTGATGCTGGGTCTCCTTGCTGGGTCAGAGACTGAGCTGTGCTGACTGGACAAAACTCAGTCAGGAAGGATTCTCTAGATGGGCAAAAGTGGCTCTTTCCCCAACAAGGGTGGCCTGGGATACACACTGCAGAGGGCTGAGCCTCAGGTTGGCTGGGGATGGGCTGCAGTTGATGAAAATAGGCAAACCTGCTGTGTGGGTGGTGGTGCCATGGCTTCACTTGTCTGCAGGACCCCTGCCCGGGATGCACGCATGAAATCCCGCTTCAGCTTCCTCCGCTCCCGCTCTACCTACCCAGACGCAAAGTGACAAATTAGGGCTCAGCTTGGTTCTGTGGCTGGAATAGGGCTGCTTTTCTCAAAAGAGAAGACCAGTACATTGTGAGTGTGAAGGGACAGTCACCATGGGAAGCTAAACTCCTGAGCTGAGGGGAGCACATACTAGGGCAGTCCCGAATGCAGAGGAGAGCTTCTGGGGCAGAGGTTCTGAAGGGTAGGGTCAGCCTCAGGCCTCTAGAGCAAGGTCCAGCAAACTTtctgtagaaaatattttaggctttgtgggccatatatATCTGTTGCAACTATTCAACTCTACTATTGTAATATGGAAACAGCCAGAAATAACACACAATTACTGTGCTCCAATATAACTCCATTTTCAGAAACAGGCAGTATGCTGGATTTAGCCTCTGGGCCAAAGGTTGCTGACCCCTGCTCTGTAAAGGATGGCATGAGAAAGGGAGATGCATGTCCACTGGACCCCACAGGAGGGAGTTGTGGACAGTAAAAGTTGCTTACCTGCTCCAAGGTGGTCCGCAGCTGGACATTGTGGCGCTGCAGCCTGCTCCGGTCAACCTCTAGCTGTGCCACCACTTGTTGTAGGTACTCAAGTCTTTGTCTCCAAGGGTGCATCTCCATCCCAGGACTAGGCTCAGCCTCCATTACTGAGACCTGTGGGAGACCTGTGACTCTCACAGCCCCTCAGACAGGTGAGGGACAGAGGACCAGGGGACCAATCTGGCAGGCCTTGACATTAGGGACCCAACTCccaaagaaaaaggacaaactcCTGGATAGGGACTCCATCTGCTCCCACCAGGACCACTAGCTTACCTCTCCTGGCTGTCCACTCTGTTCTTCTCTGGGTCCCTGTTCTACTGTGCTGCTCAGGCCTGGGCTGTGCAGCTGTTCCTTCTCCAGAGCCTGCCTGGTGAGCTTTAACTCATCCTGGGGTATAAAGGTATGGAACGAAATCAGTCCATGCCAACATCATACCCAGACCCACCTCACCGTCCATCTTCATAAAAAGCTGTTCAATTTTCTCATCAGATTGTAATATTTATTTCTCCTGGAGCCTCTAAGCTATTCTAGTTCAGagccttcattttatagatgaatgaAATGAAGGATCTCCCAAGGAAACAGTGAGCTAGCCAAGTGAACTAGCACTGGAACCCCTGTCTCAGATAAGCTTGAAAGCTAAATGATCATTTGGAGCACTGAGGTATTGTGGAAAAAGCACAGCCTCTGAAGTCACACAGTACTGGGTATTATGTCACCACTTATTGGCTATGTGACCTTGGTCAGGATATGAGCTTTTTACAAACCctgatttcctcatttgtaaaatgaccACATGCTCCATGAAGCATGGGTCAAGTCTTTGGGGTGAAGTCTCTTAAGATAAACAGGGAAACCTAACGCTAGATATTTTCTAGGCATCCTGTGTTTTGTAAATCATAAcaatcaagaagaaagaaagacaaaagaaaataagtgtACATGTGTGGGTGAAGGTTGTTTGAGAGAGAGGAAGAACGTACTGGCAAAAAGGctggactctggagtcagactgcttAGTTCTAATTCTATTCTGCCAATCACTAGCAGTATGACCTTGGGAAACTTAGTCCCTCTGATCATCcattcctcaactgtaaaataaggataataataattcTGACTTTTCAAGGTTGTTGTGGAAGAAAATGAGAGTACACAATACTTGGCATGTAAAACACTTTTTGGAATTAGTACTACTATGATAAGGGGCTGCATTTGAAAGATATCCTTGAGTGTTTGTGGCTGGGGATAGGGTGAGAGATGGGGATAGCATGAGTACGGTGATCCTGAGTTACATTATTAAGTGACTATCTGCTGCTCCCAAGAGGGATAAGAAGTGCCCTCCAGCTCCAGCTACACACCTTCCTTTCTCTGTGCTCTGAAAAGAACAGGTCTGGAAATAGGAAAGCTGTTTCCTTCACTTACTGACTGTTTCCTCATGCCAGTTACTATGCTAAGCATGTTATATGTATTATCTTATTTCGTACTCAAAATGACTGCATGAGACTGGTACTATCATAcctctattttatagatgtgaaAACCAAGGGTCAGAGAAGTGAAGGTACCTACCCCGAAGCACACAGCTAACAATTTACAAAACTGTAATTTCAACTTCAACATTCATAAATGTAACTATTGCCCTTTACCAAGAGCAGAGTTCTATGAGTTCTCAGATTTCCTGAGGGGTTGTATGTCTTGAGATGAGGAAAGGGGCTctctggggctcagcctatatcaAAGGACCAGGATGTAGAGTCAATTCCCCTGGAAAAATGGGTTGGGTTCCTCTTGGCAAAAGAGGCAATGTCTATCTATGTCCAACTGTCAACCAAGATGTCTGATCACCTGCTCTGCATAGGCCGTGTGCTTAGGGCTGGGGGGACCTTGAGGCTATATGGTATACCCCTAGGTCCCAACCTAGAGCCCAATTCTTTTCTCACTTGACATTCTACCTAGAAGAGTCCTCTTGTTCCTAAGTGCCGACCCCAGGCTCACCCTTCAGTTTCAGACCAGTTTATACATCTACTTCCGGGACATCTCTCCTTGCCCTTGCATGGCATGTCCCACAGCTCACTCCATTTCCAGACTGAACTCATCATGACAATCTTCTTCCCTCAAATTGCTGTTTCTCCTCTCAGAGAAGTGCTATCATTGACCTATCTGCCCCAGTCAGAAACCTGGGTGTTGCCCTTTACATCTTTCTGTACTTTCTTTACCCTCTGCACTTCGTAGCCAATCAATTACCAGAAGTCCTGCGAACCTCTTAAATCCATTCACATGTCTCCATGCACACTCTCAACTATCTGAGATCACCACCTGGTCTTATACTATAGCCTCCTAGGTGGTCTCCCCAAATAGACAGTTGGTCCACACAGCTGCCTAAGTGCTATTTCCTAACTGTTTATCTGATAATgctactccccacccccaaaacccTTCATCCGCTACCCACTGGTCACCCAGGTCCTTAGCATGATTTACAAGCCCTGAATGATGGGGCCCctgctgttctttcttctcttgccAACTCTCCACTCTCTCCCTGTCCCAGGCAGCCTGAACTGAACACCAACCTAGATGTTTCATTCTCTCCTTGTTTTTCCTCTTGCCCAGAAAGTGCTTCCCTGACCTGTTCTTGGCTAATTCCTTACTggtcccttcagctctaattttTAATGCCACTTTCTAGGAGGCTTCTTGAGATCCACCCCCAAGAAAGTTTAGTTGTCACTCCAGTATACTCAGAACACACTGAACTTCCCCTATTAGACACTCTTCACACTGCATTGTAACTGCTTATCTACCAGACTCTAAGCTCTATGAGGGCAAGAAATGTGTCTATCATTCTCTCTGTATTCCCTTGGACTAGCACAGTATCTGAAATCCATCCATGTTGAAGTGCTCCTGATCTCAGCTTTCACACCCTCTGTAAGGTACCAGAAGCTCAGTCCCTGAGCTCAGCCAAGCAGGGCTCTGTCCCCTGGCGTGACTTACCTGTAGTCTCTGTTGCTCTGAATTGCGCTCTAGGACAGAGGCTTGTAGGAACAGGACTGCCTCCTGCAGACTGCTGACACTGGCCTTGCTCTGGGCCATGGACAGTGCCAAGCCCTGGGCCTTCTCCCTCCACTCGATCTCCCTGGCTTCTGTCTGCCTAAGGGCTGCCTGTAGTCGCTCCAGCTCCTCCTGCAGCCTAGGCTCTACAGAATCAAGGTTTGGAGATGGCTCCTGCCCTGGGGAGGCTTTGTGGTTGTGGGGTGAGTCCTCTAAATTCCTCCTTTGCTGGGCCTGCCTCAGCTCCAAgatctcctcttccttttcagcTAGTATTAGCTGTAGCTCCCGTAGACTCTCATGAAGGGCCCTCATTTCTTCTCTCCCCTGCTCCAGGCTTTGCTTCCTTGGGGTTTCATGCTCTTGGCTCCTCTGGGCCAGAGCCTTCTCCAACAGctgcttcttttccttctgatttctcagCTCTTCATCCTTCTGGGCAAGTGCCTGCTGGAGCTGCTGCATGGCCTCCTGGTGTCGGAGATCCTGGTCCTGGATCTCACCTTCACGCATCCTCAAGGTCTCTTCCAGCTTTCGGGCTTGCGCTTGACAGCACTCCAGAGTGACCTTCAGGGTGGCAGTGTTGGCCTCCAGGCTGCGGCTTAACTCTGCCTGCCCAAGGAGATGCTGCTCTTTCTCCTGCAGGGAAACCTCAGCCTTCCTCAGGGCCTCCTGCAGAGCCTGAGCCTGCTCCCAGGCAGACTCCTCCTGATGCTGAGAGGACCGGCAATCTGCCCGCAGGGCCTCCAGCTCTTGGTCCTGTTCCTTGAGCATTGTCTCTGCCTGCAGCCAGCTGTCCTTCAGGGCCCTGACCTCCGCCTCATGCTCCTGTGCTCGCTCAGCACTCTGTTGCTGGAGAGCCAGCAGAGATTTCTCCTGCTCCTGAAACTCAGCCCTTAGGTCACCCAACACCTCCTCCAGGGCCTGCACTTGCCGTCTCTCCACTGTCAGCTCTTCTTGGAGCCTTTGCACTTGTTCCTTGTGGTCCTCGAGCTCTCCCTGGCACTCCTTCAGTGTCATATGGGCCTGCTCCAGCGCTCCTTGGAGTGTGCTGGCCTGTTCCTTCACACTGTCTTCCTGCCCCTGGGCCTGCCGCTGTTCTTGCTGCAGGGCCTCCACCTCTTGGTCCCTCTGAGCCAGGGTTCTCTGGGCCTCTTCTAGCTGACCCTGAAGTGATTGTGCTTTCAGCTCTCCTTGTTCCCTGGCTTCCTGCAGGTGCTGCTGCCAGACCACTACCTCCTGTTCTCGCTGTGTCAGGAGTAGGCTGGTCTCACCCACCTTCCTGTGTAGGTCTTGGAGCTGCTGTTCCAGCTGCTCCTTGTGCTCCTGAAATTCCTGGATCCGCTCCTGTTGGCATTCCACCTCCTTCTCTTTGTCACGCAGGATCAGCTTCATGTGCTCTAGGCTCCCAcgttgtgccttaatttggccttTCTCCTCCTCTGCCCGCTCCTGCATCAGCTGCCTCTGAGAGGCCAGCTCCTGGCCTCGCTCTCTTAGGGACAGCTTGATCTGTTCTAGGTCCTCCTCTAGGATCTTGGTCTGTAGTGTCCTTTGATCTTCTAGGACCTGAATCCTCTCCTTCTGCAGAATCAACTCCTGGTCCCCCTTCTCGAGATCCTGAGTCAGATGCTCCTTCTGCCTCTGCAGCTCCTCAATCTGTTCTCGCTGGGACTGCACCTCCTGGTCTCTCTCCTGGAGCTCCCTTGCCAGGAAGGCACTGTGGTTCTCTAGCTCATGGATCTGACTGCTTTGTGCCTGTAGTTCCTGGCTTCTTTCTTCAAGGTCCAGTGTAAGGTGGGTCAGAGCCACCCTCTGCATTTCCCTCTGGCCCTCCAACTCCTCAATCGTCTTTTGCTGGCACTGCATTTTGTGATGGTTTTCTTCCAGTTCCAGGGCCAGGCATTCCAGACTAACTAATTGCTTTTTCAGATCCTTAATCTGTCCTCTCTGGGACTCAATTACTTGGGCCTTCTTCTCAAGTTCTACAAGCTGATGCTCTAAAATATTCCTCTGAGTCTCCCGATCCTGCTCGAGCTCTTTGATCTGTTCCCTCTGCATGGTCAGCTTCTGCTCTCGCTCCTGGACGGCCATGGGCAGATGCTCTAACACAGACCTACACTTCTCCAACTCTTGAATCTGTTCTTGTTGCAGATCCACCTCTTGGTTCCGCTTTTTTAAGTCCAGAGACAGCACTTCCAAGGCAGCCTTCTGCATTTCCCGTTGCTTCTCCAGTTCCTGGATTTTCTCCTGCAAATTATCCATTTCCTCTTCTCTATCAGATAGGGTTTGGGCCAGGATAGCCAAGTTCTCCTGTAAAGCCTTCCCTTGGGCCACTTTCAGCTCGCACTGCTCTTGTAGAACCTGCACTCTCTCATGCTCACTCTCTACctcttcatttttcagttttaggGCGGAGCGAGCAGTTCTCAGGTCTTCTTCCAGGACCCCAGCAGCACTTGCCTGAGCCCTAGCTTCTACTATAGATGCTTGCAGATGTTCCACCTGGGTTTGTAGGTTTTCCTTGGCTGCCTGAAGTAATTCTTGCTCATTctggaaaaagagatgaaaactacCTTAGACTATACTTCCCTGGTACTATCACTCTAACACAAAGGTCggtccttccttcctttcatggCACCAACAGTGACAAGGACTTTGGGCAAAAAGTGTGCTTCATTTAAGCTAATACTGTCAAAGAACATCCTTATCACATTCCAGAGGAGAAAGCCAAGTACAAATGAGCCATTTGCCAACTCTGGAACTTCAGGGCAAGGGACAAAAATCTCAACCtcagttcagaaaaagcaatagaagGAGGATTCACTGGGGCCTTAATGGCCCTTCGGGACTTGGGGGACATACAGAGGAACTGTGATACTTGGCAGAGGAAGCTGGGTACTGTATGTGGATGGAATATAACTGTGGGAACTGGAGCCTTAGGCCCTGAGAGACTTCTCCTGAGGCAACTCCCTCCCCCAAACCAGTACCACTTTACCTGGGCTTCTATTCTCTGAAGCTCTGCTTGCTGTAGGCGACTCTGCAAGGATGCCACAGTTTCATGCAGTTCCATCAGTTCAGATTCTAGGGAATTCTGTTTTCCTTCCCACTTGGATTTCTCTTTGGGAAGAGGAGAGGCAGTGGTGCAGACCCATGGTTGGGGGTGGGAGAAAGAGGGATGTAAAGGCAGATGGAGGATGAGGAAATAGAATCAAACGGAAGAAggccaagaaagaaagaatgacatcCAGTTTCATACAGACATCACCCACCTGTCAGCTGGTCCTTTACGTTTAGACTCCCCACTATTTCTAGACTCATGTCTGTATCTGCTGCACAGCCCCAGCACTAGCTCACACTTAACATTCTAACACTTCCTCACCTTGACCACATGTAGATCCTCAATCCTGGGTTCCAGACAGATTTGAGCTAGATGATACTGGACGTCCCTTCCAGCCCCCAATTCTGCGACTCTGCCAAGGTTCTTAGAACTCTGGGTTGTTCAGCTAGCTGCTATGCTGACCCCAATATCTGGAATATGCACCCGAACCCCACTCTATTTAGATGGCTCTCAGGAAGCCCTCTGTGATTTACTCATGGCCCAGACCGCCTCCCCAAATTGTCCTCTCTCCTGAAGTAAAGACTTAAAATCTCGACCCTCTCCTCTACTTTCCTTTCAAGGCAGTCACCACCCTTTCCAGTCTTTGATTGTGGCACAGATATGTTCTTTTCAGATTCTTCCTCCTCGCTGTCTCCCAAACAAGTCCAAAATCTTGCCATCAAAGGCTAATCATTTTGAGGACATGGTTGGAGATGATAAAAATGAGAAACatggaaaatgacaaaacataCAGAATGTTAACATGTTCTCATAGTCCTGGCcctgttttctggttttttttttacctccttcaGAGATAAAAAATGGATGAAAGTCTAGCCACTACTCTTAGTTCATCAAATTTGTTCCCACTAACCCCCTTTCTCTAGGATGGCCCTCCAAGGCCCCTAAAGCAGAAAAGTAGTTCAAGGAAGTCATCACCCAATTTGGAGACACATCTAGATATCTTCTCAGTTGTGGGTAAGCAATAAAAAGAGTGATTGCTAAGCCTGCTCCTGCCATTTCTGTGCTACctacttctcctttctcttttgtccAAATCGCCTCTGCTGCCCTGAGCATCTTACCTTCCTGGTTCTTAGAGAGCTGGCTCTGTAGCTCCTGCAACTCTGTACAAACATGGTTATTCTCAGCCTCAGTATCAGTTAGACGCTGTTCCAGCTTCTGGATCTGATCCCTTAGATCatccttggggaaaaaaaaagacatggataaTCTCAAGTTCTTCCTCTTCCACAAAGCTGTCCCAGTCTAGGGATCCACATCTCCCCTCAATCTCAGCCTTCTTGTGGTCTTCCATCACAGACGTATTCCCAGGTTGCTGGGGGTTATTTAACTCTGACCACACATGGATTTGGTTCCTGGAAGTGATAGGATCTGTATCCCTTTCTGTCTCCTCtctacctttaaaaaatgaactccTGCTTGAGGTTCTTAGCCCAAGGGTCACTCATTTCTTCCCTCCCTGAATTCCTAGTTCAAGGATTAGCCTAAACGTCACTTCTTCCTTCTGCAGTTCCCTCCCCAAGTCAGACTGAATTGGCCCTTTTCCTGATTTCAATAGTGCATCATTTGCATCTTATGTTAACTGTATTAATTCTGTCTTATTTTAGAATACAGTTTGGTTCATCAGCCATGTCACCATCCCTATTTGACGGCAGAGATCACATCTTTCCCCTTTTTGTATCCTCTActcaatttttattgattaatGGGTTCAGTATAAGGTGATATTTGAGACATTGCATTCAGTCTTGGGCTTGAATGTTGCTACAAATAGCAACCTCAAACCTCAGTATCATGTTGTATGTACAGGTTTTTATACTTTACAGGGATCGTTCATGTCCCTCATTCAGtaaatcctcaaaacaaccctgtGAGGCAGGCATCATCAGTGCTACTTTACAAATAAAACCAAGATCCAGAaaattcaaatactttttcatggTTGCCAGAAATTAAATGGTAGAGGTGGAACTTGATTTCAAGAATAAAACAAGTCAAATTGCTTCATGAGTCTTCTCATGCTTTTTAGGGGGAGGTGAAGAGGTCAAGGAAGGAGAGCAGAGAAACCTACCCGAGCCTGCCGAGTCTTCGACAGGTCTTGGCAAAGCTTGTGGAGGGCAGATGCCACCGCCTCAGTGGAGAGAGAAGTCAGGAGGGGCCCTTTTTTAATGAGGCTCCTTGCCTCACTCTgatctgaaagaaatgaggaaaaaccTAACCTATAAAAAGAAACAGCCATATCTCCCCAGACATGGCCTTGGCCTTGCCACTGATCCCTCCTCTCTTCAACAGTTCATTCATCATGTATTTTCTGCATACCTATGTGCCAGGCGCTATGTAGCTATCATTTGTTGGGTATTTAATAAGTGTCAAGAACTGTGTGAGCTATTTTACATCTGAAATCTCATTAACACCTCAGAAATATCCTGAGAGATAAGTACTTTGAACGTCGTCATTTTATGGTTGAAGAAAATCAAGCTCAGAGAGTACAGGTAACTTGCCTAAGACACACAATTAGCAAATGGCAGAGCTAGGGTTCAAACTCaggaaaaattaatttcaggGTCTGTGGCCTTAACCTTGATGCAATATTGCCTAAGGAACTGGATTCTCCTTCATTCTGCCCTAGGAGCTAGGCCTGGCTTTGGCCCCAATGACTGAGTACTTGGGCAGTTGCATCACCTGGCTCAGGGCTCCAGAGGGAGGGAGCAGAGTCTCCCCCACCACTCAGCTCAGGCCTGCTCTCACAGACAGACCCCAGGGCCTGCTGCAGGACAGAGTAGAGGCAGGAGAGCTGGGCCTGGGCATAGTGTGCAGGCTGCTGCTCTGCAGCCAATGCCTCAAGCTGGCTCTCCATGCTGCGCAGTTGCAACTGTAGTTGGGCTCCCTTGGCTTCCTGGGCCCATAAGGAAGCTCGCAGCTGCTGCTCCGTGACCCGGGATGCCTCCAGCTCCTCCAGCAGCTGTGCTTCCTGGGCCAGAAAGTCATCCTCCTTTGCCTTCAGCTCCTGCCTCAGTAACTCCACCTGTCAGGGATGAAGTGCAGTCACTCTGAGTAGGGAGGAAATACTGTCTCCTCAGACATTTCAAGGCCTGACCC
This window contains:
- the CEP250 gene encoding centrosome-associated protein CEP250 isoform X6, encoding MATAKGKHGTSVTGGFCSGGEGGATGGTVPGCPGKGTSAEQSIAELSGSENSLKTEVADLRAAAVKLSALNEALALDKVGLNQQLLQLEQENQTVCSRMEAAEQARNNLQMDLEEAERSREALWEKKTHFEVQLQKAEETGTELQAHLRGVQEEKEEIQEKLSEVLHQQEAATVQLEQLHQEVKRQEEVLTRTVQEKEALVRERAALEVRLQAVERDRQGLSEQLLGLSSAKELLESSLFEVQQQNSLLEVTKGQLEVQIQTVTQAKEVIQGEVRCLKLELDSERSQAEQERDAASRQLAQAEQEGQNALQQQKVAHEEELSQLQEKWEKECFRHQQELDKALKSLEEKKMELETRLSEQLAENEAIRAQRDEERAQAQSTLCQMQLETEKERVSLLGTLLQTQKELADASQQLERLRQDMKIQKLKEQETAGMLQTQLQKAQQEQEEAAQQYQDSLIALQEEGSTLLQDKTDLQKQVENLKSRLVAQDDSQKLVEQEIQEKLRQNQEYSRIQKELEREKASLSLSLVEKEQKLFVLQEADSARQQELTSLRQDVQEAQGGQKELSAQVELLRQELKAKEDDFLAQEAQLLEELEASRVTEQQLRASLWAQEAKGAQLQLQLRSMESQLEALAAEQQPAHYAQAQLSCLYSVLQQALGSVCESRPELSGGGDSAPSLWSPEPDQSEARSLIKKGPLLTSLSTEAVASALHKLCQDLSKTRQARDDLRDQIQKLEQRLTDTEAENNHVCTELQELQSQLSKNQEEKSKWEGKQNSLESELMELHETVASLQSRLQQAELQRIEAQNEQELLQAAKENLQTQVEHLQASIVEARAQASAAGVLEEDLRTARSALKLKNEEVESEHERVQVLQEQCELKVAQGKALQENLAILAQTLSDREEEMDNLQEKIQELEKQREMQKAALEVLSLDLKKRNQEVDLQQEQIQELEKCRSVLEHLPMAVQEREQKLTMQREQIKELEQDRETQRNILEHQLVELEKKAQVIESQRGQIKDLKKQLVSLECLALELEENHHKMQCQQKTIEELEGQREMQRVALTHLTLDLEERSQELQAQSSQIHELENHSAFLARELQERDQEVQSQREQIEELQRQKEHLTQDLEKGDQELILQKERIQVLEDQRTLQTKILEEDLEQIKLSLRERGQELASQRQLMQERAEEEKGQIKAQRGSLEHMKLILRDKEKEVECQQERIQEFQEHKEQLEQQLQDLHRKVGETSLLLTQREQEVVVWQQHLQEAREQGELKAQSLQGQLEEAQRTLAQRDQEVEALQQEQRQAQGQEDSVKEQASTLQGALEQAHMTLKECQGELEDHKEQVQRLQEELTVERRQVQALEEVLGDLRAEFQEQEKSLLALQQQSAERAQEHEAEVRALKDSWLQAETMLKEQDQELEALRADCRSSQHQEESAWEQAQALQEALRKAEVSLQEKEQHLLGQAELSRSLEANTATLKVTLECCQAQARKLEETLRMREGEIQDQDLRHQEAMQQLQQALAQKDEELRNQKEKKQLLEKALAQRSQEHETPRKQSLEQGREEMRALHESLRELQLILAEKEEEILELRQAQQRRNLEDSPHNHKASPGQEPSPNLDSVEPRLQEELERLQAALRQTEAREIEWREKAQGLALSMAQSKASVSSLQEAVLFLQASVLERNSEQQRLQDELKLTRQALEKEQLHSPGLSSTVEQGPREEQSGQPGEVSVMEAEPSPGMEMHPWRQRLEYLQQVVAQLEVDRSRLQRHNVQLRTTLEQVERERRKLKRDFMRASRAGVLQTSEAMAPPPTQQDGSGERKSSLDAKHMVELQKEVSMLRAQLALEWKQKQDYIARSVQTSRELADLHHSLSHSLLAVAKAPEATVLEAETRKLDESLTQSLTSPGPVLLHPSLSLSAAHTTPR